The uncultured Methanobrevibacter sp. genome has a window encoding:
- a CDS encoding class III signal peptide-containing protein, with translation MCKKIDNKGQGSAELILIIGGLIVIVLFVGSYISKISQEIQTNTHSFLKTERDYIINKI, from the coding sequence ATGTGTAAAAAAATAGATAACAAAGGACAAGGAAGTGCGGAATTAATCCTGATAATTGGAGGATTAATTGTTATCGTTCTTTTTGTCGGAAGTTATATATCAAAAATAAGTCAAGAAATACAAACCAACACTCATAGCTTTTTAAAAACAGAAAGAGATTATATTATAAATAAAATTTGA
- a CDS encoding class III signal peptide-containing protein, with amino-acid sequence MRKIKPFINENSGQGAAEYILLFGGVIVIALLALTIYRTYMETSDTSLKAKDDIMDVRNTILDNRTHV; translated from the coding sequence ATGAGAAAAATAAAACCATTCATCAATGAAAATTCAGGCCAAGGTGCCGCAGAATATATACTTCTTTTCGGAGGAGTAATTGTAATTGCCTTACTGGCACTTACCATATACAGAACTTATATGGAAACAAGTGACACCAGTTTAAAAGCAAAAGACGACATCATGGACGTCAGGAACACAATTCTTGACAATAGAACCCATGTGTAA
- a CDS encoding metal-dependent hydrolase — translation MEIRWLGHSAFEIISDDDVKILIDPFISNNPACQVPVEELNPDIILLTHGHSDHFGDALEISNSTNAPIACIHEISLFLAKQGIRNISVNIGGSFVFRNIKFTMLDAKHSSDIDIVEETVPGGSAASFLITFEDGTKIFHAGDTGLFGDMKDIIGNIYKPDVVLIPIGDKFTMGPFEAALATMWLNPKVVVPMHYNTFPPIEQDPAIFANFVSQFNPNIDVVVMNPDEYFKYNPEDYQD, via the coding sequence ATGGAAATCAGATGGTTAGGACATTCAGCTTTTGAAATCATTAGTGATGATGATGTTAAAATTCTAATTGACCCTTTTATCAGTAACAACCCTGCATGTCAAGTCCCTGTTGAAGAATTAAATCCTGATATAATTCTATTAACTCATGGTCATTCAGATCATTTTGGTGATGCTTTGGAAATTTCCAACAGTACTAATGCACCAATTGCATGCATTCATGAAATCTCACTCTTTTTAGCTAAACAGGGTATTAGAAACATCAGTGTTAATATTGGAGGATCATTCGTATTCAGAAACATTAAGTTTACAATGCTTGATGCAAAACATTCTTCTGATATAGATATTGTTGAAGAAACTGTTCCCGGAGGAAGTGCTGCCAGTTTTCTGATAACCTTTGAAGACGGTACAAAAATATTCCATGCAGGAGATACAGGCCTTTTCGGTGATATGAAAGATATCATAGGTAATATCTATAAACCTGACGTTGTATTGATTCCAATCGGCGATAAGTTTACAATGGGTCCATTTGAAGCGGCACTGGCTACAATGTGGTTAAATCCAAAAGTGGTTGTACCAATGCATTACAATACGTTTCCACCTATTGAACAGGACCCTGCAATATTTGCGAATTTTGTAAGTCAGTTTAACCCTAACATTGACGTTGTGGTTATGAATCCTGACGAATACTTTAAATATAATCCTGAAGATTATCAGGATTAA
- the rqcH gene encoding ribosome rescue protein RqcH, with the protein MKSMSNVDIFTISDELNKLLSGARVDKSFQPTKDIVVMRFHVPGTGRVDLVMQCGSRIHTSQYPLENPTTPPSFPMLLRKRVKGAHVESIKQHNFDRVVEIRVKKDKYYTIIVELFDKGNIILLDDENNIIQPLKRKLMSDRDISSKREYAFPEERGINPITVSEDDFKKLFEEDSDVVRTLARNGLGSLYAEEIIERANEITEIDKNTSNSDITDTQINALYTGLVNLFDNLKEGSIKPQIVKKDKKEDVVPLDLVKYEDFEKTTYSTFNEACDEFYSKKVNTTIKDIKESAWTKKVNKFEKRLRLQQETLDNFNTTIEESQHKGEVIYSNYPTIENIINVVNSARSKDYSFKEIGKTLKNAKKDGMKEAQIYESIDKLGVLTLKIDDTSIIIDPKLTIAENAEIYYEKAKKAKRKTKGALIAIENTKKQLEDIKSKKEIAMENISTPKKRVKKNLKWYEKMRWFVSSEGILVVGGRDANSNESVVKKYLEPNDIYLHADIHGASSLAIKLNGNELNDNILKESGEFAASFSSAWSKGFSSQDVFWVRPDQVSKTPEAGEFLAKGSFVIRGHRNYIRGARVKLAIGIVDYEGKRIMAGPIDALEAHCENYVVIKPGFTKKEAIAKKIIHKINEDDILTLDDIIRVLPSGKCDIDEEYHERKKYEKS; encoded by the coding sequence ATGAAATCCATGTCTAACGTAGACATTTTTACTATAAGTGATGAATTAAATAAATTATTAAGCGGCGCTAGAGTCGATAAATCATTCCAGCCAACAAAAGATATTGTTGTTATGAGATTCCATGTTCCCGGAACAGGAAGAGTGGATTTAGTTATGCAATGCGGTTCCAGAATACATACCAGCCAGTACCCGCTTGAAAATCCGACTACACCACCAAGTTTTCCTATGCTTTTAAGAAAACGAGTGAAAGGAGCACATGTGGAAAGCATAAAGCAGCATAATTTTGACCGTGTAGTGGAGATTAGAGTTAAAAAAGATAAATATTATACAATCATCGTGGAACTTTTCGATAAAGGAAATATAATTCTTTTAGATGATGAAAATAATATCATACAACCTCTTAAAAGAAAACTGATGAGTGACAGAGACATAAGCTCCAAAAGAGAATATGCATTTCCTGAAGAAAGGGGAATAAATCCTATAACAGTCAGTGAAGATGATTTCAAAAAATTATTCGAGGAAGACAGCGATGTTGTTAGAACCTTGGCTAGAAACGGATTAGGCAGTTTATATGCTGAAGAAATCATCGAAAGAGCAAATGAAATTACTGAAATTGATAAAAACACCTCAAACAGCGACATTACAGATACACAAATAAATGCACTGTACACAGGACTTGTAAATTTATTTGATAATTTGAAAGAAGGTTCAATTAAACCACAAATTGTTAAAAAAGACAAAAAAGAAGATGTAGTGCCTTTAGATTTAGTCAAATATGAAGATTTTGAAAAAACAACATATTCAACATTTAATGAAGCATGTGATGAGTTCTACTCAAAAAAGGTAAACACCACAATCAAAGACATAAAAGAATCAGCATGGACAAAAAAAGTAAACAAGTTTGAAAAAAGGTTACGTTTACAACAAGAAACACTTGATAATTTTAACACCACCATCGAAGAAAGTCAACATAAAGGAGAGGTAATCTATTCTAATTACCCAACCATTGAAAACATCATTAATGTTGTCAACTCAGCAAGGAGTAAGGACTACTCTTTTAAAGAAATTGGAAAAACGTTGAAAAATGCTAAAAAAGACGGCATGAAAGAAGCACAGATTTATGAATCAATTGACAAGCTGGGCGTTTTAACATTAAAAATAGACGATACTTCAATAATCATTGATCCCAAATTGACAATAGCAGAAAATGCTGAAATCTATTATGAAAAAGCTAAAAAAGCAAAACGTAAAACAAAAGGAGCTTTAATAGCTATTGAAAATACCAAAAAACAACTTGAAGATATAAAATCCAAAAAAGAAATCGCAATGGAGAATATCTCAACACCTAAAAAGAGAGTAAAGAAAAATCTCAAGTGGTATGAGAAAATGAGATGGTTTGTCAGCTCCGAAGGCATTCTGGTCGTTGGAGGACGTGACGCCAACAGCAATGAAAGTGTTGTGAAGAAATATCTGGAACCAAATGACATTTATTTACATGCAGATATACATGGTGCATCATCACTTGCAATAAAATTAAATGGCAATGAATTAAATGATAATATCCTTAAAGAATCCGGAGAGTTTGCAGCTTCATTTTCATCTGCTTGGTCAAAAGGTTTCTCATCTCAGGACGTATTTTGGGTCCGCCCGGACCAGGTATCAAAAACACCTGAAGCAGGGGAGTTTTTAGCAAAAGGATCATTTGTTATCAGAGGACATAGAAATTATATCAGAGGTGCAAGAGTTAAGCTTGCTATCGGAATTGTAGATTATGAAGGAAAACGTATTATGGCAGGTCCGATAGATGCACTTGAAGCACACTGTGAAAATTATGTTGTAATAAAACCAGGATTTACAAAAAAAGAAGCAATAGCTAAAAAAATAATTCATAAAATAAATGAAGATGATATTCTCACACTTGATGACATCATAAGGGTGTTACCATCAGGAAAATGTGACATTGATGAAGAATATCACGAACGCAAAAAATATGAAAAAAGTTAA